The proteins below come from a single Agrococcus beijingensis genomic window:
- a CDS encoding HAD-IIA family hydrolase — translation MPNRTRADIECWLTDMDGVLVHEEQPLPGAKELLEQWRDDGTEYLVLTNNSIFTPRDLAARLKASGLSVPEERLWTSALATADFLHDQMPGGSAYVIGEAGLITALHEIGFTMRETDPDFVVVGETRSYSFEAITKAIRLIAGGARFISTNPDATGPSANGILPATGAINALITKATGRVPYIVGKPNPMMFRSALNKIGAHSETTGMIGDRMDTDIIAGMEAGLHTVLVMTGISDPSLVETYPFRPDEMLQGVFELVDPAPAESELDEPRADV, via the coding sequence ATGCCCAACCGCACCCGAGCCGACATCGAATGCTGGCTGACCGACATGGATGGCGTGCTCGTCCACGAGGAGCAGCCCCTCCCCGGCGCGAAGGAGCTGCTCGAGCAGTGGCGCGACGACGGCACCGAGTACCTCGTGCTCACCAACAACTCGATCTTCACGCCCCGTGACCTCGCGGCGCGACTGAAGGCATCCGGCCTCTCCGTGCCCGAGGAGCGCCTCTGGACGAGCGCGCTCGCCACCGCCGACTTCCTGCACGATCAGATGCCGGGCGGCTCTGCCTACGTGATCGGCGAGGCGGGACTCATCACCGCGCTGCACGAGATCGGCTTCACGATGCGCGAGACCGACCCCGACTTCGTGGTGGTGGGCGAGACCCGCTCGTACTCGTTCGAGGCGATCACCAAGGCGATCCGCCTGATCGCCGGCGGCGCCCGCTTCATCTCGACCAACCCCGACGCGACCGGCCCGAGCGCCAACGGCATCCTGCCGGCGACCGGGGCGATCAACGCACTCATCACGAAGGCGACCGGCCGGGTGCCCTACATCGTCGGCAAGCCCAACCCGATGATGTTCCGCTCGGCGCTCAACAAGATCGGCGCGCACAGCGAGACGACCGGCATGATCGGCGACCGCATGGACACCGACATCATCGCCGGCATGGAGGCGGGCCTCCACACCGTGCTCGTCATGACCGGCATCTCCGATCCGTCGCTCGTCGAGACCTATCCCTTCCGGCCCGACGAGATGCTGCAGGGCGTCTTCGAGCTCGTCGACCCGGCGCCCGCCGAGTCGGAGCTCGACGAGCCGCGCGCCGACGTCTGA
- a CDS encoding class C sortase, which translates to MTRTIEAAPPASRTPARRRRRRAGLASLAVALMGMLGTSIVLYPAGAGWFSQLEQSFRVDDYAEVMTELGPAGRQQELAEARDYNARLSGGALIDPYGGTPLADQQAIVRAYQEQLDLGPADVMARIRIPSIAVDLPIYHGTDEATLRKGVGHLLGSALPVGGDGNHTVLTAHRGLPEAVLFSDLDKIASGDLFELEVYGEVLVYRVREVQVIEPGNTDLLLPESGGDLVSLVTCTPLGINSHRIIVTGERIATPPADSPAAQELQMPEIPGAPWWAVLLAGGWALSVAYRSLVTPRLPRPRP; encoded by the coding sequence ATGACCCGCACGATCGAGGCAGCACCGCCCGCGTCACGCACGCCGGCGCGGCGCCGCCGCCGTCGTGCGGGTCTCGCGTCGCTCGCCGTGGCGCTGATGGGCATGCTCGGCACCAGCATCGTCCTCTATCCGGCCGGCGCCGGCTGGTTCTCGCAGCTCGAGCAGTCGTTCCGCGTCGACGACTACGCCGAGGTCATGACCGAGCTCGGCCCCGCGGGACGCCAGCAGGAGCTCGCCGAGGCCCGCGACTACAACGCACGGCTCAGCGGCGGCGCCCTCATCGACCCCTACGGCGGCACCCCGCTGGCCGACCAGCAGGCGATCGTGCGGGCCTACCAGGAGCAGCTCGATCTCGGTCCCGCCGACGTGATGGCACGCATCCGCATCCCCTCGATCGCGGTCGACCTGCCGATCTACCACGGCACCGACGAGGCGACGCTGCGCAAGGGCGTCGGTCACCTGCTCGGCTCGGCGCTGCCGGTCGGCGGCGACGGCAACCACACCGTGCTCACCGCGCATCGCGGCCTGCCCGAGGCGGTGCTGTTCAGCGACCTCGACAAGATCGCGTCGGGCGATCTCTTCGAGCTCGAGGTCTACGGCGAGGTGCTCGTCTACCGGGTGCGCGAGGTGCAGGTGATCGAGCCCGGCAACACCGACCTGCTGCTGCCGGAGTCGGGCGGCGACCTGGTGAGCCTCGTCACCTGCACACCGCTCGGCATCAACAGCCACCGCATCATCGTGACCGGTGAGCGCATCGCGACGCCCCCCGCCGACAGCCCCGCGGCCCAGGAGCTGCAGATGCCCGAGATCCCCGGCGCACCCTGGTGGGCGGTGCTGCTCGCCGGCGGCTGGGCCCTGTCGGTCGCCTACCGCAGCCTCGTCACGCCCCGCCTGCCCAGGCCGCGCCCCTGA
- a CDS encoding SpaH/EbpB family LPXTG-anchored major pilin: MATTKRSLTVRVAAGFGAIALATLTALGGALPASAIGPNVEVDKLGSIVVHKHAQPEVPGLPSNGLPVSDVAAPLAGVEFTAQLVPGTDLTTPEGWLLASEIAAAADPVAYAQGLITPPAPAPVLTTAAGTATFSDLPLGVYLVTEGADTGDNGIIVQSAPFLISVPMAHPTNTSAWLYDVHAYPKNSVTDPLVKTVDDADALELGDTVSWAVSVPVPELPADEVFDSFTITDQLDARLTYSGATVSGPAGLLAEHYSVTHVGGLVTVDFTAAGLAYLSGLDNADIVVTIQTVVNGVDNGEAAEYGIIPNTAVANINGTDITSNTVDSRWGLLTVLKVEDDTDTTLAGAVFELWAGVPGAPGSTLVHTTAPTGADGVATFPALREGVDYYLVETVAPLGYEIGTIDNPVQVFAGDPAGVVVQVENAKIPAYALPITGGSGEAAFMIGGFGLIGAALGFMLIRRRKEQAGA; this comes from the coding sequence ATGGCAACAACGAAGAGGAGCCTGACGGTGCGAGTCGCCGCCGGGTTCGGAGCGATCGCACTGGCGACGCTCACCGCACTGGGCGGCGCGCTGCCCGCGTCCGCCATCGGTCCCAATGTCGAGGTGGACAAGCTGGGCTCGATCGTCGTCCACAAGCACGCGCAGCCCGAAGTGCCTGGCCTCCCCAGCAACGGTCTGCCCGTCTCAGACGTCGCTGCACCGCTCGCAGGCGTCGAGTTCACCGCGCAGCTCGTGCCCGGCACCGACCTGACGACGCCCGAAGGCTGGCTCCTCGCCAGCGAGATCGCGGCGGCCGCGGATCCGGTCGCGTACGCCCAAGGGCTCATCACTCCGCCCGCGCCCGCTCCCGTGCTGACCACGGCGGCCGGCACGGCGACGTTCTCGGACCTCCCGCTCGGTGTGTACCTCGTCACCGAGGGCGCCGACACCGGAGACAACGGCATCATCGTGCAGTCGGCGCCGTTCCTGATCTCCGTGCCCATGGCCCACCCGACGAACACCTCGGCATGGCTCTACGACGTCCACGCCTACCCCAAGAACTCGGTCACGGACCCGCTCGTCAAGACCGTCGACGATGCGGACGCCCTCGAGCTCGGCGACACGGTCAGCTGGGCGGTCTCCGTGCCCGTTCCCGAGCTGCCCGCGGATGAGGTGTTCGACAGCTTCACCATCACCGACCAGCTCGACGCCCGGCTCACCTACAGCGGCGCGACGGTGAGCGGTCCCGCGGGGCTGCTGGCAGAGCACTACTCCGTCACTCACGTCGGCGGTCTGGTGACTGTCGACTTCACCGCGGCCGGCCTCGCATACCTGTCGGGGCTCGACAACGCCGACATCGTGGTCACGATCCAGACGGTCGTGAACGGCGTGGACAACGGGGAAGCCGCCGAGTACGGCATCATCCCCAACACGGCGGTCGCGAACATCAACGGCACCGACATCACCTCGAACACGGTGGACTCGCGCTGGGGCCTGCTCACCGTCCTCAAGGTCGAGGACGACACCGACACGACGCTCGCGGGTGCCGTGTTCGAGCTCTGGGCCGGGGTTCCGGGAGCACCTGGCTCGACGCTGGTGCACACCACCGCACCGACGGGCGCGGACGGCGTCGCGACGTTCCCCGCGCTTCGCGAGGGTGTCGACTACTACCTGGTGGAGACGGTGGCGCCGCTCGGCTACGAGATCGGGACGATCGACAACCCGGTCCAGGTCTTCGCCGGCGACCCGGCCGGCGTCGTGGTCCAGGTCGAGAACGCGAAGATCCCCGCGTACGCGCTGCCCATCACCGGCGGCAGCGGCGAAGCAGCCTTCATGATCGGAGGCTTCGGCCTCATCGGAGCGGCGCTGGGCTTCATGCTCATCCGTCGCCGCAAGGAGCAGGCTGGGGCCTGA
- a CDS encoding NAD(P)-binding domain-containing protein, which produces MTEMRATERLATIVVIGAGQAGLSAGFHLQKRGFTSALDDPTGERTFVLLDADAAPGGAWQHRWESLRMATVNGIFDLPAFAQPPIDPQEPSRLAVPRYFAAFERAMQLPILRPVHVSTVARADDDPDGDLLVDSSAGRWRARAIINATGTWNSPRLPEHPGADAFQGRQLHTRDYVAAEDFAGQRVAVVGGGISAVQQLEELSAVADTRWYTRREPVFLDGEFVPETTGRDVIERVTRDAEAGIPTGSVVSYTGLLWTDYALRARDRGALERRPMFTAIEPHGVREADGSFTSVDAILWATGFTPSLAHLEPLALRNERGVVQVTGTRVALEPRVHLIGFGPSQSTVGANRAGRAAVTELDRLLARSGEREPALSV; this is translated from the coding sequence ATGACCGAGATGCGCGCGACCGAACGGCTCGCGACGATCGTCGTGATCGGCGCCGGCCAGGCAGGGCTCTCGGCGGGCTTCCACCTGCAGAAGCGCGGGTTCACGAGCGCGCTCGACGATCCGACGGGCGAACGCACCTTCGTGCTGCTCGACGCCGACGCCGCGCCCGGCGGCGCCTGGCAGCACCGCTGGGAGTCGCTGCGCATGGCGACCGTCAACGGCATCTTCGACCTGCCCGCCTTCGCGCAGCCGCCGATCGACCCGCAGGAGCCCAGCCGCCTCGCCGTGCCCCGCTACTTCGCCGCGTTCGAGCGCGCGATGCAGCTGCCGATCCTGCGGCCCGTGCACGTCTCGACCGTGGCGCGCGCCGACGACGACCCCGACGGCGACCTGCTCGTCGACTCGAGCGCGGGCCGCTGGCGCGCCCGCGCGATCATCAACGCGACCGGCACCTGGAACAGCCCCCGGCTGCCCGAGCACCCGGGGGCGGATGCGTTCCAGGGCCGTCAGCTGCACACCCGCGACTACGTGGCGGCCGAGGACTTCGCCGGCCAGCGCGTGGCGGTGGTCGGTGGCGGCATCTCGGCCGTGCAGCAGCTCGAGGAGCTCTCGGCCGTCGCCGACACCCGCTGGTACACCCGCCGCGAGCCGGTCTTCCTCGACGGCGAGTTCGTGCCCGAGACCACTGGCCGCGACGTGATCGAGCGGGTGACCCGCGATGCCGAAGCGGGCATCCCCACCGGCAGCGTCGTCTCGTACACCGGCCTGCTCTGGACCGACTACGCGCTGCGGGCCCGCGACCGCGGCGCGCTCGAGCGGCGGCCGATGTTCACGGCGATCGAGCCGCACGGTGTGCGCGAGGCCGACGGGTCGTTCACGAGCGTCGACGCGATCCTGTGGGCGACCGGCTTCACGCCCTCGCTCGCGCACCTCGAGCCGCTCGCGCTGCGCAACGAGCGCGGCGTGGTGCAGGTCACCGGCACGCGGGTCGCGCTCGAGCCGCGCGTGCACCTGATCGGCTTCGGGCCCAGCCAGTCGACGGTCGGCGCGAATCGCGCGGGCCGGGCCGCCGTGACCGAGCTCGACCGATTGCTCGCCCGCAGCGGCGAACGGGAGCCGGCGCTCTCCGTCTGA
- a CDS encoding AEC family transporter, which produces MGGVLIGFAIIGFVIFVGWLLAKLDVVDQSGRLVLNRTSFFAASPALLFVVLSEADVGLLFSSVLAVALLGFIAVALVYVVVARLWLTKDPARIALGATASGYANINNIGLPVAIYVIGDAGFVGPMLLLQLLVLAPLLLATLDVLTAGRASLTGILTQPLRNPMLIAAALGAVVSALGIELPAPVLAPLEILGGAAVPLMLLAFGVSLAGEKPLQPGTGRKEVALAVLLKSIAMPLIAYVLARFAFGLDEQLTYACTVMAALPSAQNMYQYALRYDRATLITRDIVLLTTVASLPVMLVIAWLLKPA; this is translated from the coding sequence GTGGGCGGTGTGCTCATCGGCTTCGCGATCATCGGCTTCGTCATCTTCGTCGGGTGGCTGCTCGCGAAGCTCGACGTCGTCGACCAGTCGGGTCGGCTCGTGCTCAACCGCACCAGCTTCTTCGCCGCCAGCCCGGCGCTGCTGTTCGTCGTGCTCAGCGAGGCCGACGTCGGTCTGCTCTTCTCGAGCGTGCTGGCGGTGGCGCTGCTCGGCTTCATCGCGGTGGCGCTCGTCTACGTCGTCGTCGCGCGGCTCTGGCTGACGAAGGACCCCGCCCGCATCGCCCTCGGCGCGACCGCCTCGGGCTACGCCAACATCAACAACATCGGCCTGCCGGTGGCGATCTACGTGATCGGCGATGCCGGCTTCGTCGGCCCGATGCTGCTGCTGCAGCTGCTGGTGCTGGCGCCGCTGCTGCTGGCGACCCTCGACGTGCTCACCGCCGGCCGGGCGTCGCTGACCGGCATCCTCACGCAGCCGCTGCGCAACCCGATGCTCATCGCGGCGGCGCTCGGCGCGGTCGTGTCGGCGCTCGGCATCGAGCTGCCCGCGCCCGTGCTCGCGCCGCTCGAGATCCTCGGCGGTGCCGCCGTGCCGCTGATGCTGCTCGCCTTCGGCGTCTCGCTCGCGGGCGAGAAGCCGCTGCAGCCGGGCACCGGCCGCAAGGAGGTCGCGCTCGCGGTGCTGCTGAAGTCGATCGCGATGCCGTTGATCGCCTACGTGCTGGCCCGGTTCGCGTTCGGCCTCGACGAGCAGCTGACCTATGCCTGCACCGTGATGGCGGCGCTGCCGAGCGCGCAGAACATGTACCAGTACGCGCTGCGCTACGACAGGGCGACGCTCATCACCCGCGACATCGTGCTGCTCACGACCGTCGCCTCGCTGCCGGTGATGCTCGTGATCGCCTGGCTGCTGAAGCCCGCGTAG
- the pyrE gene encoding orotate phosphoribosyltransferase has product MNARDQLIQLIRDEAVFHGDFVLTSGKRASYYIDLRKLSLDHRAAPLIGDVLLDLIADIPDVSAVGGLTMGADPLANAVLHRGLARDLTVDAFVVRKEPKDHGRGRQIEGPELAGKRVVVLEDTSTTGGSPLQAIEALRKVGAEVVAVAVIVDRATGAQAAIEAAGVEYRAAITLDDLGLAPQ; this is encoded by the coding sequence GTGAACGCGCGCGACCAGCTCATCCAGCTCATCCGTGACGAGGCCGTCTTCCACGGCGACTTCGTGCTCACGAGCGGCAAGCGCGCCAGCTACTACATCGACCTGCGCAAGCTGTCGCTCGATCACCGCGCCGCCCCGCTCATCGGCGACGTGCTGCTCGACCTGATCGCCGACATCCCCGACGTCTCGGCGGTCGGCGGGCTGACGATGGGCGCCGACCCGCTCGCGAACGCCGTGCTGCACCGCGGGCTCGCGCGCGACCTGACGGTGGATGCGTTCGTGGTGCGCAAGGAGCCCAAGGACCACGGGCGCGGCCGCCAGATCGAGGGACCCGAGCTCGCCGGCAAGCGCGTCGTCGTGCTCGAGGACACCTCGACCACCGGCGGCAGCCCGCTGCAGGCCATCGAGGCGCTGCGCAAGGTCGGCGCCGAGGTGGTGGCGGTCGCGGTGATCGTCGACCGCGCCACGGGCGCGCAGGCGGCGATCGAGGCCGCCGGCGTCGAGTACCGCGCGGCGATCACCCTCGACGACCTGGGGCTCGCGCCGCAGTAG
- a CDS encoding exodeoxyribonuclease III yields MRIATWNVNSVRARTARIVDWLERSDVDVLAMQEIKCKTEQFPYEAFEAAGYEVQAHGANQWNGVAIASRLPMSDVERDFPGQPGYANTGDPIVEARAMAATVEGVRLWSLYVPNGRELTHAHYGYKLEWLRVLTGLLDEWRGQPLALMGDFNIAPLDHDVWDIGVFEGATHVSQPERDAFQGLIDAGLVDVVRERAPGYTYWDYKAGRWNKDEGMRIDFVLGSPELAELVGRARIDRDERSGDAPSDHVPVVVDLDLETELDDDRPMIF; encoded by the coding sequence ATGCGGATCGCCACCTGGAACGTGAACTCCGTGCGCGCACGCACGGCCCGGATCGTCGACTGGCTCGAGCGCAGCGACGTCGACGTGCTCGCGATGCAGGAGATCAAGTGCAAGACCGAGCAGTTCCCGTACGAGGCGTTCGAGGCGGCCGGATATGAGGTGCAGGCGCACGGCGCGAACCAGTGGAACGGCGTCGCGATCGCGTCGCGGCTGCCGATGAGCGACGTCGAGCGCGACTTCCCCGGCCAGCCCGGCTACGCCAACACCGGCGACCCGATCGTCGAGGCGCGCGCGATGGCCGCGACCGTCGAGGGCGTGCGGCTGTGGAGCCTCTACGTGCCCAACGGGCGCGAGCTGACGCACGCCCACTACGGCTACAAGCTCGAGTGGCTGCGGGTGCTCACCGGCCTGCTCGACGAGTGGCGCGGGCAGCCGCTGGCGCTCATGGGCGACTTCAACATCGCACCGCTCGACCACGACGTGTGGGACATCGGCGTCTTCGAGGGCGCCACGCACGTGTCGCAGCCCGAGCGGGATGCGTTCCAAGGGCTCATCGACGCCGGTCTCGTCGACGTCGTGCGCGAGCGCGCGCCGGGCTACACCTACTGGGACTACAAGGCGGGGCGCTGGAACAAGGACGAGGGCATGCGCATCGACTTCGTGCTCGGCTCCCCCGAGCTCGCCGAGCTCGTCGGCCGCGCCCGCATCGACCGCGACGAGCGCTCGGGCGACGCGCCGAGCGACCACGTGCCCGTGGTCGTCGACCTCGACCTCGAGACCGAGCTCGACGACGACCGCCCGATGATCTTCTGA
- a CDS encoding DUF6421 family protein, translating into MTMTQATADTDLRRHPAWLQIKAAATALQPLQSKNGAIEEPAHHEAAATHVTELADGIRTLAPEFPHDAAYLAQAALDFERWAAEGFGEPDFFDALALFQPQQHRVDGLRHLVVFPMYTQNGSSSRLVEAVLVEVIWPDFIGELEAGDYSNGLFVPLRFIDFTAGYDTNSAVLFPETVAMREIPTFTWGAIFQDREAARFRRVVEAAVGVTKLELPADAAEMLADQQLAEQTFVMWDLIHDRTHMRGDLPFDPFMIKQRMPFFLYSLEELRCDLTAFRESVAIERRIAADENATDADRELAKHAKWVQYAVIFDRIFRFSITGSRVRNYDGLGGQLLFAWLHQHRVLHWTDTQLAFDWEEVPDVVNKLGAAIELLYWKSIDRPKVAHWLAAYELVSSVVEPHPASAWKAGALPLEGTPRQLTDLVMDDEFPLSMFFEAFEKKMRDVIASTAGITGETA; encoded by the coding sequence ATGACGATGACCCAGGCCACCGCCGACACCGACCTCCGCCGGCACCCCGCCTGGTTGCAGATCAAGGCAGCCGCGACCGCGCTGCAGCCGCTGCAGTCGAAGAACGGCGCCATCGAGGAGCCCGCGCACCACGAGGCCGCCGCGACCCACGTGACCGAGCTGGCCGACGGCATCCGCACCCTCGCCCCCGAGTTCCCGCACGACGCCGCCTACCTCGCGCAGGCAGCGCTCGACTTCGAGCGCTGGGCGGCCGAGGGCTTCGGCGAGCCCGACTTCTTCGACGCGCTGGCGCTGTTCCAGCCGCAGCAGCACCGGGTCGACGGGCTGCGACACCTCGTGGTCTTTCCCATGTACACGCAGAACGGCTCGTCGAGCCGGCTGGTCGAGGCGGTGCTCGTCGAGGTCATCTGGCCCGACTTCATCGGCGAGCTCGAGGCCGGCGACTACAGCAACGGGCTGTTCGTGCCGCTGCGCTTCATCGACTTCACCGCCGGCTACGACACCAACTCGGCCGTGCTCTTCCCCGAGACGGTCGCGATGCGCGAGATCCCCACGTTCACCTGGGGCGCGATCTTCCAGGACCGCGAGGCTGCCCGCTTCCGCCGCGTGGTCGAGGCCGCTGTCGGCGTCACGAAGCTCGAGCTGCCCGCCGACGCCGCCGAGATGCTCGCCGACCAGCAGCTCGCCGAGCAGACCTTCGTCATGTGGGATCTCATCCACGACCGCACGCACATGCGCGGCGACCTGCCCTTCGACCCGTTCATGATCAAGCAGCGCATGCCGTTCTTCCTCTACTCGCTCGAGGAGCTGCGCTGCGACCTCACCGCGTTCCGCGAGTCGGTCGCGATCGAGCGTCGCATCGCCGCGGACGAGAACGCGACGGATGCTGACCGCGAGCTCGCGAAGCACGCCAAGTGGGTGCAGTACGCGGTGATCTTCGACCGCATCTTCCGCTTCTCGATCACCGGCTCGCGCGTGCGCAACTACGACGGCCTCGGCGGCCAGCTGCTGTTCGCCTGGCTGCACCAGCACCGCGTGCTGCACTGGACCGACACGCAGCTCGCCTTCGACTGGGAGGAGGTGCCCGACGTCGTCAACAAGCTGGGCGCTGCGATCGAGCTGCTCTACTGGAAGTCGATCGACCGGCCGAAGGTCGCGCACTGGCTGGCCGCCTACGAGCTCGTCTCCTCGGTCGTCGAGCCGCACCCGGCATCCGCCTGGAAGGCCGGCGCGCTGCCGCTGGAGGGCACGCCGCGCCAGCTCACCGACCTGGTGATGGACGACGAGTTCCCGCTGTCGATGTTCTTCGAGGCGTTCGAGAAGAAGATGCGCGATGTCATCGCGTCGACCGCCGGCATCACGGGCGAGACCGCCTGA
- a CDS encoding glycosyltransferase, translating to MALIAAYTSPAIAHTYPFAGILLELQERGHRIRLRTLAEEVDRMRLLGFDADAIDPAIDRIAFDDWRRRKPLESLLRLGQLYCARGELDGPDLQSLIDTDQPDLLLTDVNTWGAAAVAERSGLPWLSISPYTPVLRSKGWPPFGPGLPPARGPIGRARQAMVGRAVLDAATRLAMPSINGLRESVAGLPPLPDFDAVLRRAPQMLVTTAEPLEYAHEDWAPQVQMVGPTSWEPPSAPLDWLDEIQGPIVLVTTASDYQGDTDIVRVAVTALAHEPVTVIATMPVGASLGFEPPANARITGFVPHGPLLDRAVCMITHGGMGVTQKALERRVPVVVVPWGRDQFEVAARVEHAGAGVRLSRRHLTPARLLDAVRRARRSGAGVEAVAAGLQAAGGARLAADLIEAQLETRVSE from the coding sequence ATGGCCCTCATCGCCGCCTACACCAGCCCGGCGATCGCGCACACCTACCCGTTCGCCGGCATCCTGCTCGAGCTGCAGGAGCGCGGCCACCGCATCCGGCTGCGCACCCTCGCCGAGGAGGTCGACCGCATGCGACTGCTCGGCTTCGACGCCGACGCCATCGATCCGGCGATCGACAGGATCGCGTTCGACGACTGGCGCAGGCGCAAGCCGCTCGAGAGCCTGCTGCGGCTCGGCCAGCTCTACTGCGCCCGCGGCGAGCTCGACGGGCCCGATCTGCAGTCGCTCATCGACACCGACCAGCCCGATCTGCTGCTCACCGACGTCAACACCTGGGGTGCGGCGGCCGTCGCCGAGCGCTCGGGCCTGCCGTGGCTGTCGATCTCGCCCTACACGCCGGTGCTGCGCTCGAAGGGCTGGCCGCCGTTCGGCCCCGGCCTGCCGCCCGCGCGGGGCCCTATCGGGCGGGCCCGGCAGGCGATGGTCGGGCGCGCGGTGCTCGATGCCGCGACGCGGCTCGCCATGCCGAGCATCAACGGGCTGCGCGAGTCGGTCGCCGGACTGCCGCCGCTGCCCGACTTCGACGCGGTGCTGCGCCGAGCGCCGCAGATGCTCGTGACGACCGCCGAGCCGCTCGAGTACGCGCACGAGGACTGGGCGCCGCAGGTGCAGATGGTCGGGCCGACCAGCTGGGAGCCGCCGTCGGCGCCGCTCGACTGGCTCGACGAGATCCAGGGCCCGATCGTGCTCGTCACCACCGCGAGCGACTACCAGGGCGACACCGACATCGTGCGGGTGGCCGTCACCGCGCTCGCCCACGAGCCGGTGACGGTGATCGCCACCATGCCGGTGGGCGCGAGCCTCGGCTTCGAGCCCCCTGCCAACGCCCGCATCACCGGCTTCGTGCCGCACGGCCCGCTGCTCGACCGCGCGGTCTGCATGATCACGCACGGCGGCATGGGCGTCACGCAGAAGGCGCTCGAGCGGCGCGTGCCGGTGGTCGTCGTGCCGTGGGGCCGCGACCAGTTCGAGGTGGCCGCGCGGGTCGAGCACGCCGGCGCGGGCGTGCGGCTGTCGCGCCGGCACCTGACCCCGGCGAGGCTGCTGGATGCGGTGCGTCGCGCCCGTCGATCGGGCGCGGGCGTCGAGGCGGTCGCCGCCGGACTCCAGGCTGCGGGTGGCGCGCGGCTGGCCGCGGATCTCATCGAGGCGCAGCTCGAGACGCGGGTGTCGGAGTAG
- a CDS encoding NAD(P)-dependent oxidoreductase, whose amino-acid sequence MARITVLGATGFAGGNIAKEAADRGHELTLVSRSVPQDAPAGARVIQGSVLDGDVLAQALDGADVVVGALSPRGDMEGKVADAYADIAGRLAGTPTRFIIIGGFGSLKNEAGERIVNTDAFAPEYKPEALELFAAFERVSATDGVEWTYVSPAGNFGSYVPDQTRRGAYRTGGDTPIVDAEGSSTISGPDFALAVVDEIEAGAHRNEHISFAY is encoded by the coding sequence ATGGCAAGGATCACCGTGCTAGGCGCGACAGGGTTCGCAGGCGGCAACATCGCCAAGGAGGCCGCCGACCGCGGCCACGAGCTGACGCTGGTGTCGCGCTCGGTGCCGCAGGACGCCCCGGCCGGCGCCCGCGTCATCCAGGGCTCCGTGCTCGACGGCGACGTGCTCGCGCAGGCGCTCGACGGCGCCGACGTCGTGGTCGGCGCGCTGTCGCCACGCGGCGACATGGAGGGCAAGGTGGCGGATGCGTACGCCGACATCGCGGGACGGCTCGCCGGCACCCCGACCCGCTTCATCATCATCGGCGGCTTCGGCTCGCTCAAGAACGAGGCCGGCGAGCGCATCGTCAACACCGACGCGTTCGCGCCGGAGTACAAGCCCGAGGCGCTCGAGCTGTTCGCCGCCTTCGAGCGGGTGAGCGCGACCGACGGCGTCGAGTGGACGTACGTCTCCCCCGCCGGCAACTTCGGCTCGTACGTGCCCGACCAGACGCGCCGCGGCGCGTATCGCACGGGCGGCGACACGCCGATCGTCGACGCCGAGGGCAGCTCGACCATCTCCGGCCCCGACTTCGCGCTCGCGGTCGTCGACGAGATCGAGGCCGGCGCGCACCGCAACGAGCACATCTCGTTCGCGTACTGA
- a CDS encoding helix-turn-helix transcriptional regulator: MRNSLPERRHALGWSQQRLADELGVSRQTVISIEKGRFDPSLPVAFRLAGVFGCTIEELFSPE; this comes from the coding sequence ATGCGCAACTCGCTGCCCGAGCGCCGGCACGCGCTCGGCTGGTCGCAGCAGCGCCTCGCCGACGAGCTCGGCGTCTCGCGGCAGACCGTGATCTCGATCGAGAAGGGGCGGTTCGACCCGTCGCTGCCGGTCGCCTTCCGGCTGGCCGGCGTGTTCGGGTGCACGATCGAGGAGCTGTTCTCGCCGGAGTGA